One region of Pseudodesulfovibrio senegalensis genomic DNA includes:
- a CDS encoding LysE/ArgO family amino acid transporter, giving the protein MYSVFFEGFGMGGSLIVAIGAQNAFVLSQGVRRNHHLAVALLCTLCDVILISVGISGVGTAVASNPQLGQIAAFGGAAFLFWYGFGALRSAMKGQSLQTDDHAPDSLRAVLALTLGVTLLNPHVYLDTVVLMGSISGQYPATARTLFGLGAMSASLAWFLLLALGGQALAPVFRRPATWRMLDGAVCATMWFLGTRLILSTLA; this is encoded by the coding sequence ATGTATTCAGTATTTTTTGAGGGTTTCGGCATGGGCGGCAGCCTGATCGTGGCCATTGGGGCACAAAACGCGTTCGTGCTTTCGCAGGGCGTGCGCCGCAACCACCACCTTGCCGTGGCCCTGCTGTGCACCCTGTGCGACGTGATCCTGATTTCCGTGGGCATATCCGGCGTGGGAACGGCGGTGGCGAGCAATCCGCAACTCGGGCAAATCGCGGCATTCGGCGGCGCGGCGTTCCTGTTCTGGTACGGCTTTGGCGCATTGCGCTCGGCCATGAAGGGCCAAAGCCTGCAAACCGACGACCACGCGCCCGACTCCCTGCGTGCAGTGCTCGCCCTGACCCTCGGGGTCACCCTGCTCAACCCCCACGTATATCTGGACACCGTGGTGCTCATGGGCAGCATCAGCGGCCAATATCCGGCAACAGCCCGGACCCTGTTCGGGCTGGGGGCCATGAGCGCGTCGCTGGCATGGTTCCTGTTGCTGGCCCTCGGCGGTCAGGCATTGGCCCCGGTCTTCCGCAGGCCGGCCACATGGCGTATGCTGGACGGAGCCGTTTGCGCCACCATGTGGTTCCTTGGAACGCGGCTGATCCTCTCCACCCTGGCCTGA
- a CDS encoding LysR family transcriptional regulator ArgP, translating into MLDYKLLEAMAAVVDEGGFERAARVLHLTQSAVSQRVKLLEEQSGQILLVRSHPPQPTEAGMRLLKHCRQVRRLEDDLDVDLNLAGDSFTTLPVGINADSLATWFLPAMQDYLAERPVLLDLRSDDQDQTHRLLRDGVVLGCVSSRSEPFQGCRCDYLGHMDYRLLASPGFRDKWFSGGFSAKSLSRAPMLIYNRKDEMHVLLLQRVLGACPDLNPFYVPSSGRFADFIAQGLACGMLPEQQCGELVAQGRLVNLIPGESERVDLFWHCWNIESSVMDSFSRALKAGASRLLARNR; encoded by the coding sequence ATGCTCGACTACAAATTGCTGGAAGCGATGGCCGCAGTGGTGGATGAAGGCGGGTTCGAACGCGCTGCTCGCGTGTTGCACCTGACCCAGTCGGCGGTGTCGCAGCGGGTTAAGCTGTTGGAGGAGCAGTCCGGGCAGATTCTTCTGGTCCGTTCCCATCCGCCGCAGCCCACCGAGGCGGGCATGCGCCTGCTCAAGCATTGCCGCCAGGTCCGCAGGCTCGAAGACGATCTGGACGTGGACCTGAATCTGGCCGGGGATTCGTTCACCACCCTGCCCGTGGGCATCAATGCGGACAGTCTCGCAACATGGTTTCTCCCGGCCATGCAGGATTACCTTGCGGAAAGGCCGGTGTTGCTGGATTTGCGCTCCGATGATCAGGACCAGACACACCGCTTGCTGCGCGACGGCGTGGTGCTTGGCTGCGTGTCTTCCCGGAGCGAGCCGTTTCAGGGTTGCCGGTGCGACTATCTCGGGCACATGGACTACAGGCTCCTGGCCAGCCCCGGATTCCGGGACAAATGGTTTTCCGGAGGGTTTTCGGCAAAGTCCCTGAGTCGTGCGCCCATGCTCATCTACAACCGCAAGGACGAAATGCACGTGCTCCTGTTGCAGCGCGTGCTGGGAGCGTGTCCGGACCTGAATCCTTTTTATGTGCCGTCTTCGGGACGTTTTGCGGATTTCATCGCACAGGGTTTGGCCTGCGGCATGCTGCCCGAGCAGCAGTGCGGGGAACTCGTTGCCCAAGGGCGGCTCGTGAACCTCATCCCCGGGGAGAGCGAGCGAGTCGATCTTTTCTGGCATTGCTGGAATATCGAATCTTCGGTGATGGATTCCTTTTCCCGCGCGCTCAAGGCCGGAGCCTCCCGGCTGCTTGCCCGAAACCGGTAA
- a CDS encoding DUF2959 domain-containing protein, with translation MRRIIRLLFLVVMVASLTACQSAYYKTMESVGYHKRDILVDRVEDTREANQDAKEQFADALERFRSVVQVDGGELEERYDALNSEYEDCEDRAETVRKRIANVEDVAEALFREWKEEIGQYTSASLRSKSRKVMNDTKTRYNRLIKSMKRASAKMDPVLAAFKDQVLFLKHNLNARAVASLKGELSSIRSDVSVLIRDMERSIKEADSFIKSMESGK, from the coding sequence ATGCGCCGTATCATTCGTTTGCTGTTCCTTGTGGTCATGGTCGCCAGCCTGACCGCCTGCCAGAGCGCGTATTACAAAACCATGGAGTCCGTGGGATACCACAAGAGGGATATCCTGGTGGACAGGGTGGAAGACACCCGTGAAGCCAATCAGGACGCCAAGGAGCAGTTTGCCGACGCGCTGGAGCGGTTCCGTTCCGTGGTGCAGGTGGACGGCGGCGAGTTGGAAGAACGCTACGATGCCCTGAATTCAGAATATGAGGACTGTGAGGACCGGGCCGAGACCGTGCGCAAGCGCATTGCCAACGTGGAAGACGTGGCCGAGGCCCTGTTCAGGGAATGGAAAGAGGAGATCGGCCAATATACCAGTGCCAGCCTGCGCTCCAAGAGCCGCAAGGTCATGAACGACACCAAGACCCGCTACAACCGGCTGATCAAGTCCATGAAACGCGCCTCGGCCAAGATGGACCCGGTGCTGGCCGCGTTCAAGGATCAGGTGCTCTTTCTCAAGCACAATCTCAACGCCCGTGCCGTGGCTTCGCTCAAGGGTGAACTGAGTTCCATCCGCTCCGACGTGTCCGTGCTCATTCGGGACATGGAGCGGTCCATCAAGGAAGCCGACTCGTTCATCAAGAGCATGGAGTCCGGCAAGTAG
- the ribB gene encoding 3,4-dihydroxy-2-butanone-4-phosphate synthase gives MNQTLLSRFGAPRERVERALASLAAGSGVLVTDDENRENEGDLIFAADSLTNEQMAMLIRECSGIVCLCLPEERVSQLGLPMMVEENTSRYGTGFTISIEAAEGVTTGVSAADRVATVKAASRPDAQPSDLHKPGHIFPLRARSGGVLERDGHTEATVDLMRLAGLNPCGVLCELTNPDGTMARLPEIVDFARQHDMPVLSINDLVKYRQSSNN, from the coding sequence ATGAATCAGACTTTGCTTTCACGTTTTGGTGCGCCCCGCGAGCGCGTGGAGCGGGCTTTGGCCTCGCTTGCCGCGGGCAGCGGCGTGCTTGTCACGGACGACGAGAACCGCGAGAACGAGGGCGACCTCATCTTTGCGGCCGACTCGCTCACCAATGAACAGATGGCCATGCTCATCCGCGAGTGCAGCGGCATCGTCTGCCTGTGCCTGCCCGAGGAACGCGTGAGCCAGCTGGGCCTGCCCATGATGGTGGAAGAAAACACCAGCCGATACGGCACGGGATTCACCATCTCCATCGAGGCTGCCGAAGGCGTGACCACCGGGGTTTCGGCCGCGGACCGCGTGGCCACGGTCAAGGCCGCGTCCCGTCCGGACGCGCAACCCTCGGACCTGCACAAACCCGGACACATCTTCCCGCTGCGGGCGCGCTCCGGCGGCGTGCTGGAACGCGACGGCCACACCGAGGCCACCGTGGACCTCATGCGCCTTGCCGGGCTCAATCCCTGCGGCGTGCTCTGTGAACTGACCAACCCGGACGGCACCATGGCCCGACTGCCCGAGATCGTGGACTTTGCAAGGCAACACGACATGCCCGTGCTGTCCATCAACGACCTTGTCAAATATCGTCAGTCTTCCAATAACTAG
- a CDS encoding transporter substrate-binding domain-containing protein translates to MRTTVLLLLATVCLLAFSPAHDTHAAGQVVHVVTLNGYAPYCFTYPPSRIVSGETIPPGKDSRYLQGYSWDVVRESLHSQGLTIVLNVAPWARAMAQLKEGKAELLFPAGENKIRRKLYAYSEMPVNTARMLIYTRSDSTLNWNGLKQLNNVTIAALRGFNYGDQWNELDPLRVNKYAVNTIRTGFKMLRARHVDGFIGYEANWDYVIRALGWHGQFVKQPVFHEAKEYCITLLENVGAQSYLRDFDRGMEILKENGTLEVLRKRWDIPEQPTIH, encoded by the coding sequence ATGCGTACAACAGTCTTACTGCTACTTGCCACGGTCTGCCTGCTCGCCTTTTCCCCGGCGCATGACACCCATGCCGCAGGACAGGTCGTTCACGTTGTCACCCTGAACGGATATGCCCCCTACTGCTTTACCTATCCCCCGTCGCGCATCGTCAGTGGCGAGACCATCCCTCCGGGAAAGGACTCCCGTTACCTGCAGGGCTACAGCTGGGATGTGGTGCGCGAAAGCCTGCACTCGCAAGGCCTGACCATTGTGCTGAACGTGGCGCCATGGGCCCGCGCCATGGCCCAACTGAAAGAAGGCAAGGCCGAACTTCTTTTCCCTGCCGGGGAAAACAAAATACGGCGCAAGCTGTACGCCTATTCGGAAATGCCCGTCAACACCGCACGCATGCTCATCTACACGCGGTCGGATTCAACCCTGAACTGGAACGGCCTGAAACAACTGAACAACGTAACCATCGCCGCACTTCGCGGGTTCAATTACGGCGACCAGTGGAACGAACTCGACCCGCTACGCGTGAACAAATACGCCGTAAACACCATCCGCACCGGATTCAAAATGCTCCGGGCCAGACATGTGGACGGTTTTATCGGCTACGAGGCCAACTGGGACTACGTCATCCGCGCCTTGGGATGGCACGGACAATTCGTCAAGCAGCCCGTGTTCCACGAGGCGAAAGAGTACTGCATAACCCTGCTTGAAAACGTCGGAGCGCAATCGTATCTGAGGGACTTTGACCGGGGAATGGAAATTCTGAAAGAAAATGGCACCCTCGAGGTGCTCCGCAAACGCTGGGACATTCCGGAACAGCCCACCATCCATTGA
- a CDS encoding DUF4197 domain-containing protein, which produces MRQVFCAVAVTVALLAGPAYAGWQNNLQNVITNTLTGPDRSSADSQTAQGLKQALEKGVDVAVKRLGVVGGYLDNPSVRIPLPKDAATAADALRLVGRGDMVDQFMESMNRAAEKAAPHAKDVFLDAITAMTFRDARRILTGPNNAATAYLDRTTRDTLFEKFLPIVKQMTDRYNVTSQYKALAASASGVGTMLGSKDPLLTDIDAYVTDKGLDGLFTIMAQEEKNIRENPAARTTELLKKVFGSN; this is translated from the coding sequence ATGAGACAAGTATTCTGTGCCGTGGCCGTGACTGTTGCCCTGCTTGCGGGGCCTGCCTATGCCGGCTGGCAAAACAACCTGCAAAACGTCATCACCAACACCCTGACCGGTCCGGACCGCTCGTCCGCAGACTCCCAGACCGCGCAGGGTCTCAAACAGGCTCTGGAAAAAGGTGTGGATGTGGCCGTAAAACGGCTGGGAGTTGTGGGCGGTTATCTGGACAACCCCAGCGTGCGCATCCCCCTGCCCAAGGACGCGGCAACCGCTGCCGACGCGCTCAGGCTGGTGGGCCGGGGCGACATGGTGGACCAGTTCATGGAAAGCATGAACCGTGCCGCGGAAAAGGCCGCGCCCCACGCAAAGGATGTCTTTCTTGATGCCATCACGGCCATGACCTTCCGCGATGCGCGCAGAATCCTCACCGGCCCGAACAACGCGGCCACCGCATATCTGGACCGCACCACGCGCGACACCCTGTTCGAAAAGTTCCTGCCCATCGTCAAACAGATGACCGATCGCTACAACGTGACCAGCCAGTACAAGGCCTTGGCGGCAAGCGCCAGCGGCGTCGGAACCATGCTGGGCAGCAAGGACCCCCTGCTCACGGACATCGATGCATACGTCACCGACAAGGGACTGGACGGCCTGTTCACCATCATGGCCCAAGAAGAAAAAAACATCCGCGAAAACCCGGCCGCACGCACCACCGAACTGCTTAAAAAGGTTTTCGGCTCCAACTAA
- a CDS encoding Gfo/Idh/MocA family protein: MEYVRMGVMGTAGTALKRTIPAMHKESSLCRVQAIASRNRARAEQAAREAGIGQVMGSYEELLESPDIDAVYIPLPNHMHVLWAIKALRAGKHVLCEKPVAMSAQQARELADEAARHPGLKVMEAFMYRHHDQWREAKRLVDDGSLGKVRAIRSVFSYYNTDPANIRNRPDMGGGAMMDIGCYCISLSRWLLGAEPDMVRGTVDMDPDFGTDRLFCGTMQFGARVSSFTCSTQLEAHQRVDILGTRGRMELLLPFNPPQDGETSAFLSYGGGVEEIRFECDQYAAMAAAFARSVLDDAPVPMPLSDAEANLRVHEALMRSARNGGKHETL; this comes from the coding sequence ATGGAATATGTTCGCATGGGCGTCATGGGTACGGCCGGTACAGCATTAAAACGCACCATACCGGCCATGCATAAGGAATCATCCCTGTGCCGGGTGCAGGCCATTGCCTCGCGCAACCGGGCCAGGGCGGAGCAGGCGGCCCGGGAGGCCGGGATCGGGCAGGTCATGGGCAGCTATGAAGAATTGCTGGAATCCCCGGATATCGATGCGGTCTATATTCCCCTGCCCAACCATATGCATGTGCTGTGGGCCATCAAGGCCCTGCGCGCGGGCAAGCACGTGTTGTGCGAAAAGCCTGTGGCCATGAGCGCGCAACAGGCCCGGGAGCTGGCGGACGAAGCTGCACGGCATCCCGGGCTCAAGGTCATGGAGGCGTTCATGTACCGGCACCACGACCAGTGGCGGGAGGCAAAGCGGCTGGTGGACGACGGGAGTCTGGGCAAGGTACGCGCCATCCGTTCGGTGTTTTCCTATTACAATACGGACCCGGCCAATATCCGCAACCGTCCGGACATGGGCGGCGGGGCCATGATGGACATCGGCTGCTACTGCATCTCGCTTTCCCGCTGGCTTTTGGGTGCCGAGCCGGACATGGTGCGCGGCACCGTGGACATGGACCCGGATTTCGGCACGGACCGCCTGTTCTGCGGCACCATGCAGTTCGGGGCCCGAGTCTCCTCGTTCACCTGCTCCACACAGCTGGAAGCCCATCAGCGTGTGGACATCTTGGGAACGCGCGGACGCATGGAGCTGCTGCTTCCCTTCAATCCGCCGCAGGACGGCGAAACATCGGCATTTCTGTCGTACGGCGGTGGCGTGGAGGAAATCCGGTTCGAGTGCGACCAGTATGCGGCCATGGCCGCAGCGTTTGCCCGCTCCGTGCTGGACGACGCACCCGTGCCCATGCCGCTGTCCGACGCCGAGGCCAATCTGCGGGTGCACGAGGCCCTGATGCGCAGTGCGCGCAATGGCGGCAAACACGAAACGCTTTGA